A portion of the Anthonomus grandis grandis chromosome 7, icAntGran1.3, whole genome shotgun sequence genome contains these proteins:
- the LOC126738128 gene encoding transmembrane protein 53-B isoform X1 — translation MDSFLGPVYNKDDDVTIKTEMSFSHMARFLKQGFQNLSRGNMKNSQKFLLGFMIMPVRNISCLEINKNLSLLSNEKIDTTVTNFKLNQPQENPLVILLAWMMAKKNHTRKYADIWIQKGFDVLCVTVSPWQFLWPVKGTQLVALDILKFIEQNESYAPIVLHGFSVGGYLWGEVMVHMSQDKERYQAFLDRFAGQVWDSAADLTEIHKGVPPAVFPRNKVMAKALGKYILYHMKTFDKVATRHYVRSSQMFHTNMCRAPALFLISKTDPIGAVDSNQRVRESWESMGMKVDWKVFEKSAHVGHFRKYPKEYVAEIHDFLTNINMNKDVRQKETERPTDKIKINQ, via the exons ATGGACAGTTTTTTGGGACCAGTGTACAACAAAGATGATGATGTGACAATAAAAACAGAG atGTCGTTTTCCCATATGGCTCGTTTCCTGAAACAGGGCTTCCAAAACCTCAGCAGAGGTAACATGAAAAACTCCCAGAAATTTCTCTTG GGTTTCATGATAATGCCAGTCCGTAACATATCGTGCCTCGAAATAAACAAGAACCTGTCCCTACTGTCCAACGAGAAAATAGACACCACCGTGACCAATTTTAAGTTGAACCAACCCCAGGAGAACCCGTTGGTCATTCTTCTTGCCTGGATGATGGCTAAGAAGAATCACACGAGAAAATATGCGGATATTTGGATCCAGAAGGGGTTCGATGTGTTATGTGTCACCGTAAGCCCTTGGCAGTTTTTATGGCCCGTTAAAGGCACCCAA TTGGTCGCTTTAGACATCCTGAAATTCATAGAGCAAAACGAGAGCTACGCCCCCATTGTCCTGCACGGTTTTTCAGTGGGTGGTTACCTGTGGGGCGAAGTCATGGTGCACATGTCCCAAGACAAAGAAAGATATCAAGCGTTTTTGGACAGATTTGCTGGACAG GTTTGGGACAGTGCAGCAGACCTAACGGAAATCCACAAGGGGGTGCCGCCCGCGGTCTTTCCCAGGAACAAAGTGATGGCCAAAGCGCTCGGTAAATATATCCT GTATCACATGAAAACCTTTGATAAAGTAGCGACAAGGCATTATGTGCGATCGAGTCAGATGTTTCACACTAACATGTGCAGGGCGCCTGCGTTATTTTTGATTAGCAAAACTGACCCCATCGGCGCCGTCGATTCCAATCAAAGGGTGAGGGAAAGTTGGGAAAGTATGGGCATGAAG GTCGATTGGAAGGTGTTCGAAAAATCCGCCCACGTAGGACACTTCCGAAAATACCCCAAAGAGTACGTGGCCGAAATTCATGACTTTTTAACCAATATCAACATGAATAAGGATGTGAGACAGAAAGAGACCGAGAGACCTAccgataaaattaaaatcaatcaataG
- the LOC126738128 gene encoding transmembrane protein 53-B isoform X2: protein MSFSHMARFLKQGFQNLSRGNMKNSQKFLLGFMIMPVRNISCLEINKNLSLLSNEKIDTTVTNFKLNQPQENPLVILLAWMMAKKNHTRKYADIWIQKGFDVLCVTVSPWQFLWPVKGTQLVALDILKFIEQNESYAPIVLHGFSVGGYLWGEVMVHMSQDKERYQAFLDRFAGQVWDSAADLTEIHKGVPPAVFPRNKVMAKALGKYILYHMKTFDKVATRHYVRSSQMFHTNMCRAPALFLISKTDPIGAVDSNQRVRESWESMGMKVDWKVFEKSAHVGHFRKYPKEYVAEIHDFLTNINMNKDVRQKETERPTDKIKINQ, encoded by the exons atGTCGTTTTCCCATATGGCTCGTTTCCTGAAACAGGGCTTCCAAAACCTCAGCAGAGGTAACATGAAAAACTCCCAGAAATTTCTCTTG GGTTTCATGATAATGCCAGTCCGTAACATATCGTGCCTCGAAATAAACAAGAACCTGTCCCTACTGTCCAACGAGAAAATAGACACCACCGTGACCAATTTTAAGTTGAACCAACCCCAGGAGAACCCGTTGGTCATTCTTCTTGCCTGGATGATGGCTAAGAAGAATCACACGAGAAAATATGCGGATATTTGGATCCAGAAGGGGTTCGATGTGTTATGTGTCACCGTAAGCCCTTGGCAGTTTTTATGGCCCGTTAAAGGCACCCAA TTGGTCGCTTTAGACATCCTGAAATTCATAGAGCAAAACGAGAGCTACGCCCCCATTGTCCTGCACGGTTTTTCAGTGGGTGGTTACCTGTGGGGCGAAGTCATGGTGCACATGTCCCAAGACAAAGAAAGATATCAAGCGTTTTTGGACAGATTTGCTGGACAG GTTTGGGACAGTGCAGCAGACCTAACGGAAATCCACAAGGGGGTGCCGCCCGCGGTCTTTCCCAGGAACAAAGTGATGGCCAAAGCGCTCGGTAAATATATCCT GTATCACATGAAAACCTTTGATAAAGTAGCGACAAGGCATTATGTGCGATCGAGTCAGATGTTTCACACTAACATGTGCAGGGCGCCTGCGTTATTTTTGATTAGCAAAACTGACCCCATCGGCGCCGTCGATTCCAATCAAAGGGTGAGGGAAAGTTGGGAAAGTATGGGCATGAAG GTCGATTGGAAGGTGTTCGAAAAATCCGCCCACGTAGGACACTTCCGAAAATACCCCAAAGAGTACGTGGCCGAAATTCATGACTTTTTAACCAATATCAACATGAATAAGGATGTGAGACAGAAAGAGACCGAGAGACCTAccgataaaattaaaatcaatcaataG